A window from Triticum aestivum cultivar Chinese Spring chromosome 6D, IWGSC CS RefSeq v2.1, whole genome shotgun sequence encodes these proteins:
- the LOC123141912 gene encoding probable CCR4-associated factor 1 homolog 11, translating to MNPTAGMFPRFPPPPPMPFYYTSPMQPPPFYFHAAVPVPSSAVPVRSVWAWNFREESDKLCHLAWNARYVAVDVHYPGLVHHADRNHNILTVEERYAVVKANVDALKPLQVGIALRDDHGRHLGAWEFNLRDFCAVSDPHDENSLAYLAGRGLDVDRLRVRGLSAKMLREKLLRSGLFDPRCARSWITYAGAYHVAYLLKIVTGGAPLPQDMAGFVNAVRRYFGDQVYDVARMAADADCPVMPLGLERIADHLGFRPPLGSPRLAAAAGVHALQVFMRLKYRELGGDVERHRGLLQGLH from the coding sequence ATGAACCCAACCGCCGGTATGTTCCCCAggtttccgccgccgccgccgatgccttTCTACTACACGTCCCCAATGCAGCCGCCGCCGTTCTACTTCCATGCAGCAGTTCCCGTGCCGTCGTCCGCGGTGCCGGTGCGCTCTGTGTGGGCGTGGAACTTCAGGGAGGAATCTGACAAGCTCTGCCACTTGGCCTGGAACGCCCGGTACGTCGCCGTCGACGTGCACTACCCGGGCCTCGTCCACCACGCGGACCGGAACCATAACATACTCACCGTGGAGGAGCGCTACGCCGTCGTGAAGGCCAACGTCGACGCCCTGAAGCCGCTCCAGGTGGGCATCGCGCTCCGCGACGACCACGGCCGGCACCTCGGCGCGTGGGAGTTCAACCTCCGCGACTTCTGCGCCGTGTCGGACCCGCACGACGAGAACTCCCTCGCGTACCTCGCCGGCCGCGGCCTCGACGTGGACAGGCTCCGCGTCCGCGGCCTCAGCGCCAAGATGCTCAGGGAGAAGCTGCTGCGTTCCGGCCTGTTCGACCCTCGGTGTGCGCGATCGTGGATCACCTACGCCGGGGCGTACCACGTTGCGTACCTCCTAAAGATCGTCACCGGCGGCGCCCCGCTGCCGCAGGACATGGCCGGGTTCGTCAACGCCGTGCGGCGTTACTTCGGCGACCAGGTCTACGACGTCGCGAGGATGGCGGCCGACGCCGACTGCCCGGTCATGCCCCTGGGGCTGGAGCGCATCGCCGATCACCTCGGCTTCCGTCCGCCGTTGGGGAGCCCTCGCCTCGCGGCTGCCGCCGGCGTGCACGCGCTGCAGGTCTTCATGCGGCTCAAGTACAGAGAGTTGGGCGGCGACGTGGAGAGACACAGAGGTCTGCTTCAAGGCCTGCACTAG